A DNA window from Bacteroidetes bacterium SB0662_bin_6 contains the following coding sequences:
- a CDS encoding SIS domain-containing protein has translation MGSAQTYYDKTIDLLKRLQDTQISHIEQAAELCAERIAKGGLVFLFGAGHSRMMCEEMTPRQGGFVGFVALVEHAISNHASIVGTNGLRGPLFLEKYEGYAEEILKGFHFGPHDAFIIISTSGIRPLIVEMALGAQRRGMPVIGILSRGHCEQSPPAHSSGKKLVDVADVVLDNLSPPGDCVLELEGMEWRTGPVSTVTGGMLINMLRVEVAERLLAKGICPEVLPSHQFVGDTSAEEQLDRFYEAYRKSLAHMYTGNNSEHA, from the coding sequence ATGGGATCCGCACAAACCTACTACGACAAAACCATTGACTTGCTGAAACGCCTGCAGGATACACAGATATCCCACATCGAGCAGGCCGCCGAGTTGTGCGCCGAGCGCATCGCCAAAGGGGGCCTCGTGTTCCTCTTCGGCGCCGGGCACTCCCGGATGATGTGCGAGGAGATGACCCCGAGGCAAGGCGGCTTTGTGGGTTTCGTGGCGCTCGTGGAGCACGCTATTTCGAATCATGCCTCCATTGTGGGGACGAATGGGCTCCGCGGACCGCTTTTTCTCGAGAAATACGAGGGCTATGCCGAGGAAATTCTGAAGGGGTTTCATTTCGGTCCGCATGATGCATTCATCATCATTTCGACGTCCGGGATTCGTCCGCTCATCGTGGAAATGGCGCTGGGGGCGCAGCGCCGCGGCATGCCGGTAATCGGTATTCTGTCCCGGGGGCATTGCGAGCAGTCCCCGCCGGCCCATTCCTCCGGCAAAAAACTCGTGGATGTCGCCGATGTGGTGCTGGACAACCTGTCTCCTCCGGGGGATTGCGTGCTGGAACTGGAAGGGATGGAGTGGCGCACGGGCCCCGTGTCCACCGTCACGGGCGGCATGTTGATCAATATGTTGCGCGTGGAGGTGGCGGAGCGGCTCCTCGCAAAAGGTATTTGTCCGGAGGTGCTTCCAAGTCACCAGTTCGTGGGCGACACGAGCGCCGAGGAACAGCTGGATCGTTTTTACGAGGCCTACCGAAAGAGCCTTGCGCACATGTATACCGGCAATAACTCGGAGCATGCCTGA
- the infA gene encoding translation initiation factor IF-1: MAKQEAIKQEGIVTEALPNAQFRVRLDNGHEILGLLSGKMRKHYIRIIPGDRVDIEISPYDLSKGRIVFRYKG; this comes from the coding sequence ATGGCGAAACAGGAAGCAATCAAACAGGAGGGCATCGTGACGGAGGCGCTGCCAAACGCACAGTTCCGCGTCCGGCTCGACAATGGGCACGAAATCCTCGGGCTGCTCTCCGGCAAGATGCGCAAACACTATATCCGCATCATTCCCGGAGACCGGGTAGACATCGAAATTTCTCCGTACGACCTTTCCAAAGGTCGCATCGTGTTCCGGTACAAGGGCTGA
- the ggt gene encoding gamma-glutamyltransferase: MRSTSRLMLLILPALVWQTACQPAPDQNAPPTGRGDRLTGATFATRSPAVGQNGMASTSHPLATQTAIDILKQGGSAVDAAIAANAVLGFVEANNCGIGGDLFAIVWDEASGQLHGLNASGRAPLGQSLDDLMERLDGADGIPLHGPLAVSVPGAVDGWFALHERFGVLPMQDVLAPAIRYAREGTPITQVVGFSWAQAHQRLKDHIHEIGDLSSFENTWFVDGRMPPEGKIFRNPDLAATYERIAAGGRDIFYEGAIADAIDAWARRTNTPLRKADFEAHTSTWVDPVSVPYRDVEVYELPPNGQGMAVLQMLRILEGFDLASLGHNTADYLHVLVEAKKLAFADRARHYADPAFADIPLERLLSEEYAAEQRGRIDMTQAMQRIATGDLEHGDTVYLTVADANGNMVSLIQSNFFEFGSGMTPDGLGFVLQSRGSQFSLDPDHPNVYAPGKRPFHTIIPGFVMRDGQPVMAFGVMGGPFQPQGQVQVLLNMIEFGMNVQEAGDAARFSHSSALQPTGGTMTDGGRLALESGIAPEVREELVRRGHILAPTDYFGGYQAILWGAEQGVYHGGADMRKDGNALGY, encoded by the coding sequence ATGCGATCGACCAGCCGGCTCATGCTCCTTATTCTTCCGGCGCTCGTCTGGCAAACGGCTTGCCAGCCCGCCCCCGACCAAAACGCACCGCCCACGGGGCGGGGAGACCGCCTGACCGGAGCCACCTTCGCCACACGCAGCCCCGCGGTCGGCCAAAACGGCATGGCTTCGACCAGCCACCCGTTGGCCACCCAAACCGCCATCGATATTCTGAAACAGGGCGGATCGGCGGTGGACGCCGCGATTGCCGCCAACGCCGTGCTGGGTTTCGTCGAAGCGAACAACTGCGGAATCGGCGGAGACCTGTTCGCGATCGTGTGGGACGAAGCATCGGGACAACTCCATGGATTGAATGCGAGCGGACGCGCACCCCTCGGGCAATCCCTGGATGATCTCATGGAGCGTCTGGACGGAGCCGACGGGATCCCGCTGCATGGACCGCTGGCCGTTTCCGTACCGGGCGCCGTGGACGGATGGTTCGCGTTGCACGAGCGTTTCGGGGTGCTTCCGATGCAGGATGTGCTGGCTCCCGCTATCCGGTACGCCCGCGAGGGAACGCCCATCACACAGGTCGTGGGCTTCTCATGGGCACAGGCGCACCAGCGGCTAAAAGATCATATCCACGAAATCGGCGATCTCAGCAGCTTCGAAAACACCTGGTTCGTGGATGGGCGCATGCCGCCCGAGGGTAAAATTTTCCGCAATCCCGATCTTGCCGCCACGTACGAACGGATTGCCGCAGGGGGACGCGACATATTCTACGAGGGCGCCATTGCCGATGCCATCGACGCATGGGCCCGCCGCACGAACACGCCGCTTCGGAAGGCCGATTTCGAGGCGCACACAAGCACATGGGTAGACCCGGTATCCGTCCCCTACCGGGATGTCGAGGTGTATGAACTGCCCCCGAACGGACAGGGAATGGCTGTCCTGCAGATGCTCCGTATTCTCGAAGGCTTCGACCTCGCGTCGCTGGGACATAATACCGCCGATTACCTCCATGTCCTTGTGGAAGCGAAAAAACTCGCTTTCGCGGACCGCGCCCGGCATTATGCCGATCCGGCTTTTGCGGACATCCCGCTCGAACGCCTGCTTTCGGAAGAATACGCCGCCGAACAACGCGGCCGCATCGACATGACGCAGGCGATGCAACGCATCGCAACCGGCGATCTCGAACACGGGGATACCGTCTACCTGACCGTTGCGGATGCGAACGGAAACATGGTATCGCTCATCCAGAGCAATTTCTTCGAGTTCGGCAGCGGCATGACCCCGGACGGCCTCGGTTTCGTGTTGCAAAGCCGGGGATCCCAGTTCTCGCTCGACCCGGATCATCCGAATGTGTATGCTCCCGGCAAGCGCCCCTTCCATACCATCATTCCCGGTTTCGTGATGCGCGACGGGCAGCCGGTTATGGCCTTCGGGGTCATGGGAGGACCGTTCCAGCCGCAGGGACAGGTGCAGGTGCTGCTGAACATGATTGAATTCGGCATGAATGTGCAGGAGGCCGGAGATGCGGCGCGGTTCAGCCACTCCAGCGCACTACAACCTACGGGCGGAACCATGACGGACGGTGGCCGCCTGGCGCTCGAAAGCGGCATCGCGCCGGAAGTACGGGAGGAGTTGGTCCGGCGGGGGCACATTCTTGCCCCTACCGATTACTTCGGGGGGTATCAGGCCATCCTCTGGGGCGCCGAGCAAGGAGTGTATCACGGAGGCGCCGATATGCGTAAGGACGGGAACGCGCTCGGATACTGA
- a CDS encoding sugar porter family MFS transporter — protein MSRSSSGYLLRLALIASLGGFLFGYDTAVISGTIGFVKDKFELGPVMEGWYVSSALIGCIAGVSVAGFLSDRFGRKLILMLSAALFLLSAIGCAYSGGHFMLIVYRLIGGVGVGVASMLSPLYISEVSPSRVRGRMVSMYQLAITVGILCSYFINAWLLHRAPGVSEGIFAGDEVWRGMLGSESVPALLFLLLLFMVPESPRWLVARSRPDEARKILAQVADEETAAGQVEEIETTLAQEPESWKRILGHRGIRFSIVLGVALGFLTQVSGINAIIYYGPRILEEAGFTLGDALGGQVVIGVVNVLFTLVAIWKIDDLGRRPLLIGGVSGLVVSLLVIGALFQAGATEGPWLLIFILVYIACFAASFGPVIWVLLSEMYPTRVRGRAMSVATFALWGGTALVGQTVPWLLETLQPSGTFWLFAVLCAPAIWLGWKVLPETKGRSLEEIEAYWMGRG, from the coding sequence ATGTCCCGTTCTTCTTCCGGTTATCTGCTGCGCCTCGCGCTCATCGCATCGCTCGGCGGGTTTTTGTTCGGTTACGACACGGCGGTTATTTCCGGCACGATCGGGTTCGTAAAGGACAAGTTCGAGCTGGGCCCTGTCATGGAGGGATGGTATGTCAGTTCGGCGCTGATAGGGTGTATTGCGGGGGTTTCGGTGGCGGGCTTCCTGAGCGACCGGTTCGGGCGCAAGCTGATTCTGATGCTGTCCGCCGCGCTGTTTCTGCTTTCCGCGATCGGGTGCGCGTATTCCGGCGGGCATTTCATGCTTATTGTGTACCGGCTTATCGGGGGCGTGGGCGTGGGTGTGGCCTCGATGCTGTCCCCGTTGTATATCTCCGAAGTTTCGCCGTCCCGCGTGCGCGGCCGCATGGTTTCCATGTACCAGTTGGCCATCACGGTCGGCATCCTGTGTTCGTACTTCATAAATGCCTGGCTGCTGCACCGGGCGCCCGGCGTGTCCGAAGGCATTTTCGCCGGAGACGAAGTGTGGCGCGGCATGCTCGGTAGCGAATCCGTGCCTGCGCTGCTTTTTCTTTTGCTGCTCTTCATGGTGCCGGAAAGCCCTCGCTGGCTGGTTGCCCGAAGCCGTCCCGACGAAGCGCGCAAAATTCTGGCGCAGGTGGCGGACGAGGAAACCGCCGCCGGACAGGTCGAGGAGATCGAGACGACGCTGGCCCAGGAGCCGGAATCCTGGAAACGTATTCTGGGGCATCGCGGCATCCGGTTTTCGATCGTGCTCGGGGTGGCCTTGGGCTTTTTGACGCAGGTGAGCGGCATCAACGCCATCATTTACTATGGCCCGAGGATTCTCGAGGAGGCGGGTTTTACGCTGGGCGATGCACTGGGCGGACAGGTGGTGATCGGCGTGGTGAATGTGTTGTTCACCCTGGTCGCCATCTGGAAAATAGACGATCTCGGCAGGAGGCCGCTGCTCATCGGAGGCGTATCGGGGCTGGTCGTTTCGCTGCTGGTCATAGGAGCGCTCTTCCAGGCCGGCGCGACGGAAGGCCCGTGGCTGCTGATCTTTATTCTGGTCTACATCGCCTGCTTTGCGGCGTCGTTCGGCCCGGTGATCTGGGTGTTGCTTTCGGAGATGTACCCGACGCGCGTGCGGGGGCGGGCCATGTCCGTCGCCACCTTTGCCCTGTGGGGCGGTACGGCGCTCGTGGGACAGACGGTGCCGTGGCTGCTGGAGACGTTGCAGCCAAGCGGTACCTTCTGGCTGTTCGCTGTGCTGTGCGCCCCGGCCATCTGGCTCGGCTGGAAGGTGTTGCCGGAAACGAAGGGCAGGAGCCTGGAGGAGATTGAAGCCTACTGGATGGGGAGGGGGTAA
- a CDS encoding lactonase family protein, whose translation MDTGVTFYVGTYSERGSKGIYTGQFDLQSGAMRITGHVGGIQNSSFLTLDASGKFLYAVSETLEFEGVFGGGLHAFGVDNGLHPINAVPTHGTDPCYVALTPDGRFVLVSNYTSGSLAVFTVREDGGVSEAVTFVQHEGASGVNPARQEGPHAHCIVPDATGRYAVVADLGQDRVLVYRLGEDGGLHPADQPAVDLAPGAGPRHFVFHPDGARAFVINELGSTVTAFDWDAAQGLLTKTQTITTLPEDFVARNDSADLHVHPNGRFLYGSNRGHDSIAVFEIASDGLRPVQHIHTGGHWPRNFCIHDRFLLVANRHTDHIAVFEIDEATGRLSATGQGLDMPSPVCICFA comes from the coding sequence ATGGATACAGGAGTGACTTTTTACGTAGGGACGTATTCGGAGCGGGGAAGCAAGGGGATCTACACCGGGCAATTCGATCTGCAGTCCGGCGCCATGCGGATCACCGGCCATGTCGGGGGGATACAAAATTCCTCCTTCCTGACCCTTGACGCCTCCGGGAAGTTTTTATATGCGGTCAGCGAGACGCTCGAATTCGAGGGCGTGTTTGGCGGGGGGCTGCATGCATTCGGCGTCGACAACGGGTTGCATCCGATCAATGCGGTACCTACGCACGGTACCGATCCGTGTTATGTGGCGCTTACGCCGGACGGGCGGTTCGTGCTCGTTTCCAATTACACCAGTGGGAGTCTCGCCGTGTTTACGGTGCGCGAGGATGGCGGGGTAAGCGAGGCGGTCACCTTCGTGCAGCACGAGGGGGCTTCCGGCGTAAACCCTGCGCGGCAGGAAGGTCCTCATGCGCATTGTATCGTGCCCGATGCGACGGGCCGGTATGCAGTGGTGGCCGACCTGGGGCAGGATCGGGTACTGGTGTACCGGCTTGGCGAGGATGGTGGTTTGCATCCTGCCGACCAGCCCGCCGTCGATCTGGCGCCGGGCGCCGGCCCCCGGCATTTCGTGTTCCATCCCGACGGGGCACGCGCCTTCGTGATCAACGAGTTGGGTTCCACGGTGACCGCTTTCGACTGGGACGCCGCGCAGGGCCTGCTCACGAAAACGCAGACGATCACCACCCTGCCGGAGGATTTTGTCGCACGAAACGATTCGGCGGACCTGCATGTGCATCCGAACGGGCGGTTTCTGTACGGATCGAACCGGGGGCACGACAGCATTGCGGTATTCGAAATCGCTTCGGATGGATTGCGGCCCGTGCAGCACATCCATACCGGCGGACACTGGCCGCGCAATTTCTGCATCCATGACCGTTTTCTGCTGGTAGCCAACCGGCACACGGATCACATTGCCGTTTTTGAGATCGACGAGGCTACCGGGAGGTTGTCCGCAACCGGTCAGGGGCTCGATATGCCTTCCCCTGTGTGTATTTGTTTTGCCTGA
- a CDS encoding choice-of-anchor B family protein, whose product MYSVRLRYPVTVSSRLLPCAAPVLRSPGIFTKAIRGNVFSELSVRFAGYALTSLVLLFVVSPTEASSARFFQQQAGDGKAASANVEVEDAHDGVSRTVRITGRVPCVDGEAAGYPCKDMDLLAVVPREDMTGFPCPDPADCFSDIWGWTDPVTRIEYALLARVDGVAFFDLSDPENPSFVGMLPMTPGSQASWWRDVKVVNDHAVIVADFVGPHGMQVFDLSQLRDVTDAPATFEPTALYDAFGPAHNVVVHDETDHVYIVGIQGAQQTPSGFPCGAGPHIVDMSDPAQPTFAGCYHSSVRGITAGSYTHDAQCVRYSGPDTRHQGKDICFSSDETGGAITDVTNPASPEELGVFGYPNFAYTHQGWLTEDHRYLFVNDELDEDDGARTRTMIFDVQELDDPVFVGVWHGPTTAIDHNLYIRGDKLYEANYTAGLRVMDISYDGELSLDAIREVAYFDVLPQSNRPNFAGSWSSYPYFESGIIAVSSMNDGLFILAPPSLSVGVSAESEELPAEVALLGNYPNPFNPETMIRYALPQSSKVRLAVYDLLGQEVAVLVDGSRPAGHHTVRFDGGDLPSGSYVYRLQVGEEIVARTMALVK is encoded by the coding sequence ATGTATAGCGTACGCCTGCGGTATCCCGTAACCGTGTCATCACGGCTTCTCCCTTGTGCGGCTCCAGTGCTCCGCTCCCCCGGAATCTTCACGAAAGCGATAAGGGGGAATGTTTTTTCCGAGCTTTCTGTTCGTTTCGCAGGGTATGCTCTTACCAGCCTTGTGCTTCTGTTCGTCGTTTCTCCCACAGAGGCTTCTTCGGCTCGATTCTTCCAGCAGCAGGCCGGGGATGGAAAAGCCGCGTCCGCTAATGTGGAAGTGGAAGACGCCCATGATGGAGTTTCCCGAACGGTGCGCATTACAGGACGGGTGCCTTGTGTGGATGGAGAAGCCGCCGGGTATCCCTGCAAGGACATGGATTTGCTGGCCGTAGTCCCGCGAGAGGATATGACGGGATTTCCATGCCCTGATCCGGCGGACTGCTTCAGTGACATTTGGGGCTGGACTGATCCGGTGACGAGGATAGAGTATGCACTGCTCGCCCGGGTCGACGGCGTCGCATTCTTCGACTTGAGCGATCCCGAAAATCCCTCGTTCGTCGGAATGTTGCCGATGACGCCCGGTAGCCAGGCCAGTTGGTGGCGCGACGTAAAGGTTGTGAACGATCATGCCGTTATTGTGGCCGATTTTGTCGGCCCGCATGGTATGCAGGTGTTCGATCTTTCGCAACTTCGGGATGTAACGGATGCTCCGGCGACCTTCGAGCCTACCGCCCTGTACGACGCCTTCGGTCCGGCGCATAATGTGGTGGTCCACGATGAGACGGATCATGTATATATCGTGGGTATACAGGGCGCTCAGCAGACACCGTCCGGATTTCCATGTGGTGCGGGCCCGCATATCGTGGACATGAGCGATCCGGCGCAGCCCACGTTCGCAGGGTGCTACCATTCCTCCGTGAGAGGTATTACAGCCGGTAGTTACACGCACGATGCGCAATGCGTTCGATACAGCGGACCGGATACGAGACATCAAGGGAAAGACATTTGCTTCAGTTCCGATGAGACGGGCGGTGCCATTACGGATGTGACGAATCCGGCTTCGCCTGAAGAACTCGGTGTGTTCGGATACCCGAATTTCGCCTACACGCACCAGGGATGGCTGACGGAAGACCACCGCTATCTTTTCGTAAACGACGAACTGGATGAGGATGATGGCGCCAGGACTCGAACCATGATCTTCGATGTGCAGGAGTTGGATGATCCCGTTTTTGTGGGTGTCTGGCATGGGCCGACCACTGCCATAGATCATAACCTGTATATCCGCGGGGATAAATTGTACGAAGCAAACTATACGGCCGGATTGCGCGTCATGGATATTTCCTACGACGGCGAGTTGTCGCTCGACGCGATCCGCGAAGTGGCGTATTTCGATGTGCTTCCTCAATCGAACAGGCCAAACTTTGCAGGCTCCTGGAGCAGTTATCCCTATTTTGAAAGCGGAATCATTGCGGTTTCCAGCATGAATGACGGGTTATTTATTCTTGCGCCGCCGTCCTTATCGGTAGGCGTAAGCGCAGAGAGTGAGGAATTACCCGCGGAAGTGGCGCTTCTCGGCAATTATCCCAATCCGTTCAATCCAGAGACGATGATACGCTATGCATTGCCGCAGAGCAGTAAGGTGCGTCTTGCAGTGTACGATTTGCTCGGGCAGGAAGTGGCGGTGCTTGTCGACGGTTCCCGGCCCGCGGGCCATCACACGGTACGGTTCGACGGGGGTGATTTGCCGAGTGGTTCGTACGTGTACCGCTTACAGGTCGGGGAGGAGATCGTGGCCCGCACGATGGCGCTGGTCAAATAG
- a CDS encoding ROK family protein, translating to MPEEYVIGFDVGGTRIKSGAVSASGELTEPGIRPSGFSLPPEGILSAMAEETERIAEALGRRPAAIGLGFPGAVDPEFGSVLLPGKLKVEGFPIVPRLTEATGVPVIADNDARLCILAEARYGLARGRKWVVTITLGTGVGSGVMLDGKVLRDPHLMFGTQASHIIQDAHSDRRCITRGMGTANILCAAASLAMMARDGLQRGLPSVLNDLYFENPHAVDFAAVIRGVEQEDALCLDVLDRWATALGWFLVSVVHMYAPEIIILGGGGANAAEHFLDRVQTHIDAHVFRYPRGSSVPVVLSELGNHAGVLGAAALAWERAERAASGEQGNAG from the coding sequence ATGCCTGAGGAATACGTTATAGGGTTCGATGTCGGGGGGACCCGTATCAAGAGCGGGGCCGTGTCGGCTTCCGGCGAACTGACGGAGCCGGGCATCCGTCCGTCGGGGTTCTCCTTGCCGCCGGAGGGAATTCTGAGCGCCATGGCGGAAGAGACGGAACGGATTGCGGAAGCCCTCGGGCGCCGGCCTGCGGCGATCGGGCTGGGATTTCCCGGCGCCGTCGATCCGGAATTCGGGAGCGTGCTCCTGCCCGGCAAACTGAAAGTCGAGGGGTTTCCCATTGTGCCGCGACTGACGGAGGCCACGGGCGTCCCGGTCATTGCGGACAACGATGCGCGCCTGTGTATTCTTGCGGAGGCCCGCTACGGGCTGGCGCGAGGCCGCAAGTGGGTCGTCACGATCACGCTGGGAACCGGTGTAGGATCGGGGGTGATGCTCGATGGCAAGGTGCTCCGCGATCCCCATCTTATGTTCGGTACCCAGGCGAGCCACATCATTCAGGATGCGCATAGCGACCGGCGCTGCATTACGCGGGGGATGGGCACCGCCAATATTCTTTGTGCGGCGGCGAGTCTCGCCATGATGGCGCGGGACGGCCTTCAGCGCGGATTGCCGTCGGTGCTCAACGATCTGTATTTCGAGAATCCTCATGCCGTCGATTTCGCGGCGGTCATTCGCGGGGTGGAACAGGAAGATGCCTTGTGTCTGGATGTGCTGGACCGGTGGGCGACGGCCCTCGGATGGTTTCTGGTGAGCGTGGTGCATATGTATGCGCCCGAAATCATTATCCTTGGGGGCGGGGGCGCAAACGCCGCCGAACATTTTCTGGACCGGGTGCAGACGCACATCGACGCGCATGTTTTTCGATATCCGCGGGGAAGTTCGGTCCCGGTCGTACTTTCGGAATTGGGGAATCATGCGGGGGTTCTCGGCGCGGCGGCGCTTGCTTGGGAACGGGCGGAGCGTGCAGCATCGGGCGAGCAGGGAAATGCAGGGTGA
- a CDS encoding amidohydrolase/deacetylase family metallohydrolase produces MPHDAPLTSRDASLIPPDTLDLLISGGHVIDPKNGVDGVRDVGIADGRIAEVAEHIDPARAKQVVDASGLYVAPGFIDLHAHVFHGTTPDNYLANSYGSLPPDAFTFRSGVTTIVDTGGPGWRTLRTFIEQTVDHAETRVLAFLNIVGQGMKGEPIEQDLSDMDPKLTAMAAGLHAEVVVGVKLAHYLGRDWTPVERAVEAGRQAGIPVMIDFGRAEPPLPLRELFLDYLRPGDIFTHAYAAVSRREAIVEDGALRPFVLEAADRGIVFDVGHGGGSFVYSVAVPAVEAGLWPHTISTDLHTGSMNHGMKDMANVMSKFLNLGMPLEEVIRASTWTPAQVIQRDELGHLNVGAEADVTVFRVRAGNFGFWDIEGYRMDGAHKIEAELTVRAGRVVWDLNGISKEAWIQE; encoded by the coding sequence ATGCCTCATGACGCTCCCTTGACATCCCGCGACGCTTCCTTGATACCCCCCGACACCCTGGACCTGCTCATTTCGGGCGGACACGTTATTGACCCGAAAAACGGCGTGGACGGCGTGCGCGATGTGGGAATCGCCGATGGGCGGATCGCCGAAGTGGCCGAACACATCGATCCCGCGCGTGCGAAGCAGGTGGTGGATGCCTCCGGGCTCTATGTGGCGCCGGGTTTCATCGACTTGCACGCCCATGTATTTCACGGAACGACGCCGGACAACTATCTGGCGAACAGCTACGGCAGCCTGCCGCCGGATGCCTTCACCTTCCGATCCGGGGTCACGACGATCGTGGATACGGGCGGGCCCGGCTGGCGCACCCTCCGCACGTTCATCGAACAAACGGTAGATCATGCGGAAACCCGTGTGCTGGCGTTCCTGAATATCGTCGGCCAGGGAATGAAGGGCGAGCCCATCGAGCAGGATCTGTCCGACATGGACCCCAAACTCACGGCGATGGCCGCCGGGCTGCACGCGGAGGTGGTCGTGGGCGTGAAACTGGCTCATTATCTCGGGCGGGACTGGACTCCCGTGGAGCGGGCTGTGGAGGCGGGGCGGCAGGCCGGTATTCCCGTGATGATCGATTTCGGGAGAGCCGAGCCCCCGTTGCCGCTGCGAGAGCTTTTCCTGGATTACCTTCGCCCCGGCGACATCTTTACCCATGCGTATGCGGCGGTGTCACGCCGCGAAGCCATTGTGGAGGACGGGGCGCTGCGGCCCTTTGTGCTTGAAGCGGCGGACCGCGGCATTGTGTTCGATGTGGGGCATGGCGGCGGGAGTTTCGTCTATTCCGTGGCGGTTCCCGCGGTGGAAGCGGGTCTCTGGCCGCATACGATCAGCACGGACCTGCATACCGGCAGCATGAATCATGGGATGAAGGACATGGCGAACGTCATGTCCAAATTTCTCAATCTCGGCATGCCGCTCGAAGAAGTGATCCGCGCCTCGACCTGGACCCCGGCGCAAGTGATACAGCGGGACGAACTGGGGCATCTGAATGTGGGGGCAGAGGCGGATGTGACCGTGTTCCGGGTCCGTGCAGGGAATTTCGGATTCTGGGATATAGAGGGGTATCGGATGGATGGCGCCCATAAAATCGAAGCCGAACTCACAGTGCGGGCGGGCCGCGTTGTGTGGGATCTGAATGGTATTTCCAAAGAAGCATGGATACAGGAGTGA
- a CDS encoding DUF547 domain-containing protein, whose translation MKHAGSYREHRGISLALFLFLVAHTAPQPAQAQGVDHSIFTTLLQNHVTYEGMVDYDAFAASEAFDEYLDLLDRVDPASLSRNSQLALWLNAYNAWTIELINLHDERESIRNINKTLGLAIKGPWTQPLAKVGGVTYTLDDIEHGIIRKEFDDPRIHFALVCAAVSCPPLRQEAYIGTHLNEQLNDQSKRFLLDFPEKNRVDIASNTVYLTKVFDWYARDFGKNDAEITRYLARFFPPGPERTFLASGKARIRFTDYDWTLNIYYSSSL comes from the coding sequence ATGAAGCACGCCGGATCATACAGGGAGCATCGCGGGATATCACTGGCTCTCTTCCTATTCCTCGTCGCGCATACCGCGCCGCAGCCGGCGCAGGCGCAAGGAGTCGACCATTCGATCTTCACCACACTCCTGCAAAACCATGTAACCTACGAAGGTATGGTCGATTACGACGCCTTCGCCGCTTCCGAAGCATTCGACGAATATCTCGACCTGCTGGACCGTGTCGATCCGGCATCGCTATCCCGGAACAGCCAACTGGCGCTCTGGCTCAACGCCTATAACGCCTGGACCATCGAGCTCATCAACCTGCACGACGAGCGCGAAAGCATCCGCAACATCAACAAGACGCTGGGCCTTGCGATAAAGGGCCCCTGGACGCAGCCTCTGGCGAAGGTGGGCGGGGTCACGTACACGCTCGACGACATCGAGCACGGAATCATCCGGAAGGAATTCGACGATCCGCGCATTCACTTCGCGCTGGTCTGCGCAGCGGTCTCGTGCCCGCCTCTACGGCAGGAAGCGTACATCGGCACGCATCTCAACGAACAACTCAACGATCAGTCGAAACGGTTCTTACTGGATTTCCCGGAAAAAAACCGCGTGGACATTGCCAGCAACACGGTATACCTGACCAAGGTATTCGACTGGTATGCAAGGGATTTCGGAAAAAACGACGCCGAAATCACCCGGTATCTGGCGCGCTTTTTCCCGCCCGGCCCGGAACGTACGTTTCTCGCCTCCGGCAAGGCCCGCATCCGGTTCACCGACTACGACTGGACGTTAAATATCTATTATTCCTCCAGTCTGTAG